From Actinopolyspora lacussalsi, a single genomic window includes:
- a CDS encoding putative flippase GtrA (product_source=COG2246; cog=COG2246; pfam=PF04138; superfamily=48317; transmembrane_helix_parts=Inside_1_19,TMhelix_20_39,Outside_40_43,TMhelix_44_66,Inside_67_86,TMhelix_87_106,Outside_107_120,TMhelix_121_143,Inside_144_158), whose amino-acid sequence MAATPEPPSKPGGTGRYWRLLRGFAAVSALATISSQLVFVVSYWIGSASTLSTVLGWLAGAVPNFFLNRRNWGSAGSHRLGGELTRFALVSVATFLIAAVATNYTEDLAHNLFADSEVRRVALVWGAYLGTYLLMFVVKFFLLDRVVFATPRRHEQVR is encoded by the coding sequence GTGGCCGCTACCCCGGAGCCGCCTTCGAAGCCCGGCGGCACAGGCCGGTACTGGAGACTGCTACGTGGTTTCGCCGCGGTCTCCGCGTTGGCGACCATCAGCAGTCAGCTCGTATTCGTCGTCTCCTACTGGATCGGTTCGGCATCGACCCTGTCCACCGTGCTGGGGTGGCTCGCCGGAGCGGTCCCGAACTTCTTCCTCAATCGCCGGAACTGGGGAAGCGCCGGCAGCCATCGGCTGGGCGGTGAACTGACACGGTTCGCACTGGTCTCGGTGGCCACCTTCCTGATAGCGGCGGTCGCCACCAACTACACGGAAGACCTCGCCCACAATCTCTTCGCCGATTCCGAGGTTCGCAGAGTGGCCCTCGTGTGGGGAGCTTACCTCGGTACCTACCTCCTGATGTTCGTGGTCAAGTTCTTCCTGCTCGACCGCGTGGTCTTCGCTACTCCCCGGCGGCACGAGCAGGTTCGTTGA
- a CDS encoding murein DD-endopeptidase MepM/ murein hydrolase activator NlpD (product_source=COG0739; cath_funfam=2.70.70.10; cog=COG0739; pfam=PF01551; superfamily=51261; transmembrane_helix_parts=Inside_1_39,TMhelix_40_62,Outside_63_313) produces MADKNDESGRRKTSTLKSYLPQSLRNSFSRDSRTPVRNKVLAGVVAAGAFVAVGSPFVAATNGDGSEPQNRDVAPVAEQSPLSAAVNGTPESPGSVQLRSGDSKNDGSERQNLNKSEKVQQQREKAEAEKAAAEREAEQRKAAKEQAEQKKEFEREAAERNKSDNNDQQSKDKAAAPKKPAKSATPEKLVQSGFLTSGYHSRGGTHAGIDIGADTGTPIYSPQAGTVISSGPASGFGLWVRVQHDDGKVTVYGHIHSSQVSVGERVEAGQQIATVGNRGQSTGPHLHFEVRTGPGAGEVNPIPWLKQLGYALG; encoded by the coding sequence ATGGCCGACAAGAACGACGAGAGTGGCCGTCGCAAGACCTCCACCCTCAAGTCCTATCTGCCTCAATCACTGCGTAATTCTTTTTCCCGTGACTCGCGAACCCCGGTTCGAAACAAGGTGTTGGCGGGTGTGGTCGCCGCCGGTGCGTTCGTCGCTGTGGGATCCCCCTTCGTCGCGGCGACGAACGGAGACGGTTCGGAACCGCAGAATCGTGATGTCGCCCCGGTGGCCGAACAGAGCCCGCTGAGCGCCGCGGTCAACGGCACCCCCGAGTCCCCCGGCTCCGTCCAGCTGCGTAGCGGCGACTCCAAGAACGACGGTTCGGAGCGCCAGAACCTGAACAAGAGCGAGAAGGTTCAGCAGCAGCGCGAGAAGGCCGAGGCCGAGAAGGCCGCGGCAGAACGCGAGGCCGAACAGCGCAAGGCCGCTAAGGAGCAGGCCGAGCAGAAGAAGGAGTTCGAGCGCGAGGCCGCCGAACGGAACAAGTCCGACAACAACGACCAGCAGTCGAAGGACAAGGCCGCGGCCCCCAAGAAGCCCGCGAAGTCCGCCACCCCCGAGAAGCTGGTGCAGAGCGGCTTTCTGACCTCCGGCTATCACAGCCGCGGCGGTACCCACGCCGGTATCGACATCGGTGCTGACACCGGTACACCCATCTACTCGCCGCAGGCGGGCACCGTCATCAGCTCCGGCCCCGCCAGCGGCTTCGGACTGTGGGTCCGGGTCCAGCACGATGACGGCAAGGTCACCGTTTACGGGCACATCCACAGCTCGCAGGTCAGTGTCGGCGAGCGCGTGGAGGCCGGTCAGCAGATCGCGACAGTCGGCAACCGTGGGCAGTCCACCGGCCCGCACCTGCACTTCGAGGTTCGCACCGGCCCCGGTGCGGGGGAGGTCAACCCGATTCCGTGGTTGAAGCAGCTGGGCTACGCCCTCGGCTGA
- a CDS encoding glycosyltransferase involved in cell wall biosynthesis (product_source=COG0463; cath_funfam=3.90.550.10; cog=COG0463; pfam=PF00535; superfamily=53448), which produces MPTTFPDEVDEEALADYAARYGDHRFASVVVLIAAYNERDAIPAVLEGIPGSSCDLDVDTLVVVDGASDDTADVAVRHGAYTCVAGTNRGQGAALRLGYRLAAERGASYVVTTDADGQYEIDELPRLLRPILDDEADFVTGSRRLGSSENPQLLRRLGTYVFAWLVSVMTGQRITDTSFGFRAMRVEVANSVRLEQQQYQSSELLVGVLARGYRVREQAMTMRQRVAGVSKKGNNVLYGYRYSRVVLGTWLRERRARRLSGAAGASSPDEQVNEPARAAGE; this is translated from the coding sequence ATGCCGACGACCTTTCCCGACGAGGTCGATGAGGAAGCACTGGCCGATTACGCGGCGCGATACGGTGATCACCGGTTCGCGTCGGTGGTGGTGCTGATCGCCGCCTACAACGAACGGGACGCCATACCAGCCGTGCTGGAGGGGATTCCCGGTTCCAGCTGCGATCTCGACGTGGACACCCTGGTGGTCGTCGACGGGGCCTCCGATGACACCGCCGACGTGGCCGTGAGGCACGGCGCCTACACCTGTGTGGCCGGCACCAACCGTGGCCAGGGGGCAGCGCTGCGGCTCGGTTACCGGCTGGCAGCGGAACGCGGTGCGAGTTACGTGGTCACCACGGATGCCGACGGGCAGTACGAGATCGACGAGCTTCCCCGGTTATTGCGCCCGATCCTCGACGACGAGGCGGACTTCGTCACCGGCTCGCGCAGGTTGGGGAGCAGTGAGAATCCGCAGCTGCTGCGCCGCCTGGGTACCTACGTGTTCGCCTGGCTGGTCAGCGTGATGACCGGACAGCGCATCACCGACACGTCTTTCGGATTCCGTGCGATGCGGGTCGAGGTGGCCAACTCGGTTCGACTGGAACAACAGCAGTACCAGTCTTCCGAGCTTCTGGTGGGTGTGCTGGCGCGTGGGTACCGGGTCCGTGAACAGGCCATGACCATGCGGCAGCGGGTGGCCGGTGTCAGCAAGAAGGGCAACAACGTGCTCTACGGCTATCGCTACAGCAGAGTGGTGCTGGGCACCTGGCTCCGGGAGCGCCGTGCCAGGCGGCTCTCCGGTGCGGCCGGGGCCTCTTCGCCGGACGAGCAGGTCAACGAACCTGCTCGTGCCGCCGGGGAGTAG
- a CDS encoding putative membrane protein (product_source=COG4243; cog=COG4243; pfam=PF07884; smart=SM00756; superfamily=53774; transmembrane_helix_parts=Outside_1_25,TMhelix_26_48,Inside_49_83,TMhelix_84_106,Outside_107_115,TMhelix_116_135,Inside_136_141,TMhelix_142_164,Outside_165_189,TMhelix_190_212,Inside_213_215), with amino-acid sequence MTATAEPNTRDDSPSPLPSDRAPFGSGLGWLYLIAGGIGFFAAFALSVEEYLSLINPNYVTSCSINPVVSCGSVMESDQAKAFGFPNPLIGVAAFAIVTTTGVAMLSGFRPPRWYRIGMQLGTIFGVVFVHWLIWQSLYEIQALCPYCMVVWVVTIAVFWYTTLHNLGSGHIPAGPVKPVVTAVSKVHSVVLVLWYLVIVGMIMQAFWSYWSTLV; translated from the coding sequence GTGACCGCGACCGCCGAACCGAACACACGTGACGACTCCCCCTCCCCACTCCCCTCCGACCGGGCACCGTTCGGCAGCGGCCTGGGCTGGCTCTACCTGATCGCAGGCGGCATCGGGTTCTTCGCCGCCTTCGCGCTCAGCGTCGAGGAGTATCTCAGTCTGATCAATCCGAACTACGTGACCAGCTGCAGTATCAATCCGGTTGTTTCCTGTGGCTCGGTCATGGAAAGCGATCAGGCCAAGGCGTTCGGCTTCCCCAATCCACTGATCGGGGTAGCCGCGTTCGCGATCGTGACCACAACCGGTGTCGCCATGCTGTCCGGCTTCCGCCCACCGCGCTGGTACCGGATCGGAATGCAGCTCGGCACGATCTTCGGCGTGGTCTTCGTACACTGGTTGATCTGGCAGAGCCTGTACGAGATCCAGGCGTTGTGCCCGTACTGCATGGTCGTCTGGGTGGTGACCATAGCCGTCTTCTGGTACACCACGCTGCACAACCTGGGAAGCGGTCACATCCCCGCAGGACCGGTGAAGCCAGTGGTCACAGCGGTCAGCAAGGTGCACAGCGTAGTACTGGTGCTGTGGTACCTGGTGATCGTCGGAATGATCATGCAAGCTTTCTGGAGCTACTGGAGCACGCTGGTGTAA
- a CDS encoding hypothetical protein (product_source=Hypo-rule applied; superfamily=54160; transmembrane_helix_parts=Inside_1_12,TMhelix_13_35,Outside_36_75,TMhelix_76_98,Inside_99_125,TMhelix_126_148,Outside_149_167,TMhelix_168_190,Inside_191_202,TMhelix_203_225,Outside_226_386,TMhelix_387_409,Inside_410_415,TMhelix_416_438,Outside_439_447,TMhelix_448_465,Inside_466_477) yields the protein MTTRLLRAVRQHWLLVLFLFAGVLLRIVVEIAYQPALLYIDSFRYLKDLGVFFPGNINPIGYEVLLLGPVLLVGDLGLVAIVQHLLGLGLALSSYALLMRFGCRRWLAALAVAPVLLDAYQLQIEHLIMSDLLFQVLLLLVVLLLTWWGTPGPRLALLGGLLLGGSVLVRLVGLTLVVPAAVFVLLAAGLRPRDGWKRRLGSALALVAGFVLMLSTYAGYHMYWTGYPALGGSTGSVVFGRTAMVADCERLELTPAQRAVCPEAPVAERKRTGIDYYIHFFHNEVDAAELPEEVSYSEAQHSLAFKVLRSQPFEVFGGIAEDFAKGFAPMRTLSPGDVPLARWQFQTEYPLYTDEWVTRDWLEYYDQGSYSVNERAAGFLRAYQLGGGYTPGTVLGLALVLTVAAMLGVGRARRSGLRAVCLLSGGLGTAVLFTAAAMEFSWRYQLPALVLLPLAGALGITAITGRRIDTKGSATNR from the coding sequence ATGACCACTCGACTGTTGCGCGCAGTCCGCCAGCACTGGCTGCTGGTGCTGTTCCTGTTCGCCGGCGTGCTGCTGCGGATCGTGGTGGAGATCGCGTACCAGCCGGCGCTGCTCTACATCGACTCATTCCGGTACCTGAAGGACCTCGGGGTCTTCTTCCCGGGCAACATCAACCCCATCGGCTACGAGGTGTTGCTGCTCGGTCCGGTCCTGTTGGTCGGTGATCTGGGGCTCGTGGCGATAGTGCAGCACCTGCTGGGACTGGGGCTGGCACTCTCCAGTTACGCGTTGCTGATGCGTTTCGGATGCAGGCGGTGGTTGGCCGCGCTCGCGGTGGCTCCGGTGCTGCTGGACGCCTACCAGCTCCAGATCGAGCACCTGATCATGTCCGACCTGTTGTTCCAGGTACTGCTGCTGCTCGTGGTTCTCCTGCTGACCTGGTGGGGCACTCCCGGTCCCCGACTGGCTCTGCTGGGGGGGCTGTTGCTCGGCGGCTCAGTGCTGGTGCGCCTGGTCGGTCTCACCCTTGTGGTGCCGGCTGCGGTGTTCGTGCTGCTGGCTGCCGGGCTGCGTCCCAGGGACGGCTGGAAGCGGCGACTGGGTTCGGCCCTGGCGCTGGTGGCAGGCTTCGTGCTCATGCTCTCCACCTACGCGGGGTACCACATGTACTGGACCGGCTACCCCGCTCTCGGCGGCTCCACCGGTAGCGTCGTCTTCGGGCGCACCGCGATGGTCGCCGACTGCGAGCGACTCGAACTGACGCCCGCTCAGCGAGCCGTGTGCCCGGAGGCTCCGGTGGCCGAGCGCAAGCGCACGGGTATCGACTACTACATACACTTCTTCCACAACGAGGTCGACGCCGCTGAACTGCCCGAGGAGGTCAGTTACTCCGAGGCACAGCACTCGCTGGCGTTCAAGGTGCTGCGCAGCCAGCCCTTCGAAGTGTTCGGAGGTATAGCCGAGGACTTCGCCAAGGGCTTCGCGCCGATGCGGACACTTTCCCCCGGTGACGTTCCGCTGGCCCGCTGGCAGTTCCAGACCGAGTACCCGCTCTACACTGATGAGTGGGTAACGCGGGATTGGCTGGAGTATTACGATCAGGGGAGTTACTCCGTCAACGAGCGTGCGGCGGGTTTCCTGCGCGCATACCAGCTGGGGGGAGGTTACACTCCTGGCACCGTTCTGGGGCTGGCTCTGGTCCTTACCGTAGCGGCGATGCTGGGGGTGGGGCGAGCCCGTCGGAGTGGACTCCGGGCCGTCTGCCTGCTTTCCGGCGGTTTGGGTACCGCGGTGTTGTTCACGGCGGCGGCGATGGAGTTCTCCTGGCGCTATCAGCTACCCGCACTCGTTCTGCTGCCACTGGCGGGTGCGTTGGGGATCACGGCCATTACCGGCCGCCGAATTGATACGAAGGGTTCCGCGACGAACCGGTAG
- a CDS encoding hypothetical protein (product_source=Hypo-rule applied; transmembrane_helix_parts=Inside_1_20,TMhelix_21_43,Outside_44_90) produces the protein MSDVTAGARIREDDILPRNSIIVLAGYVSGFHDLFQIVFSLIGDLRTDLFVFFVGVFTSGFGGNDVSPPRSVGKRKGRLFSACGAKWSFG, from the coding sequence GTGTCGGACGTCACCGCGGGCGCGCGAATCCGTGAAGATGATATTCTTCCGAGGAATTCGATCATTGTTCTGGCGGGCTACGTTTCGGGATTTCACGATCTTTTTCAGATCGTTTTCTCGTTGATCGGCGATCTTCGGACGGATCTTTTTGTCTTCTTTGTTGGTGTTTTTACCAGCGGATTCGGCGGAAATGATGTCTCCCCGCCTCGTTCCGTCGGCAAGAGGAAGGGTCGGTTGTTCTCGGCCTGTGGTGCCAAGTGGTCGTTTGGTTGA
- a CDS encoding serine/threonine-protein kinase RsbW (product_source=KO:K04757; ko=KO:K04757; pfam=PF13581; smart=SM01092; superfamily=55447) produces MSASHPDRNRASPEEAAQHVETAEADDESRVVEVRVAATAAQLPVMRAVAGDLAMRADFDVDTIADLRLAVDEACSSLVRIAAERSQLLGRFRTEDDRLEFTAEVTSTDPSGPRKNTFSWRVLGALTDTVASSVQESDSRDDGHVVRIELSKGRMVHE; encoded by the coding sequence GTGTCAGCATCCCATCCGGACCGGAATCGGGCATCACCGGAAGAAGCCGCACAGCACGTCGAAACCGCTGAGGCGGATGACGAATCCCGGGTGGTCGAAGTCCGGGTAGCCGCCACCGCTGCGCAGTTGCCCGTCATGCGCGCCGTGGCGGGTGATCTCGCCATGCGTGCCGATTTCGACGTCGACACCATCGCGGATCTGCGGCTGGCCGTGGACGAGGCATGCTCCTCGCTGGTTCGCATCGCCGCAGAGCGGAGTCAGCTGTTGGGCAGATTCCGAACCGAGGACGACAGGCTGGAGTTCACCGCGGAGGTGACCAGCACCGATCCGTCCGGACCTCGTAAGAACACCTTCAGTTGGCGCGTACTCGGCGCGCTTACCGACACCGTGGCATCCTCGGTTCAGGAATCCGACAGCCGCGACGACGGACACGTCGTGCGGATCGAGCTGAGTAAGGGACGGATGGTCCACGAGTGA
- a CDS encoding RNA polymerase sigma-B factor (product_source=KO:K03090; cath_funfam=1.10.10.10,1.10.601.10; cog=COG1191; ko=KO:K03090; pfam=PF04539,PF04542,PF04545; smart=SM00419; superfamily=88659,88946; tigrfam=TIGR02980): MTQADSEHVYRGQSYEELAPLFVEFADLDNDDRRRAELRDKLVTAHLPIAQHIARRFSNRGESQEDLIQVATLGLINAVDRFDPQRGVDFLSYAVPTIMGEVRRHFRDTGWTVRVPRRLQERHLSISSAISTLSQELGRAPAPSEIAEHLGISRDEVHQGLEAGNAYRSSSLDELLSDTDEIPLGDAIGSPDAELDEVENREAIRPLLRELGERERRIVVLRFFKSMTQTQIAEQIGISQMHVSRLLARTLSWLRERLEVEVPPEPVTDT; encoded by the coding sequence GTGACGCAGGCGGACTCCGAACACGTCTATCGAGGTCAGAGCTACGAGGAGCTGGCCCCGCTATTCGTCGAGTTCGCGGACCTGGACAACGACGACCGGCGCCGTGCGGAACTGCGGGACAAGCTGGTAACGGCGCATCTGCCCATCGCGCAGCACATCGCGCGGAGATTCAGCAACCGGGGTGAGTCCCAGGAGGACCTCATCCAGGTCGCCACACTCGGTCTGATCAACGCGGTGGACAGGTTCGACCCACAGCGGGGTGTCGATTTCCTGTCCTACGCGGTGCCGACCATCATGGGAGAAGTGCGGCGACACTTCCGCGACACCGGCTGGACGGTACGGGTACCCCGACGACTGCAGGAACGCCACCTGTCCATCTCATCGGCCATATCGACGCTGTCCCAGGAGTTGGGCAGGGCCCCCGCTCCCAGTGAGATCGCGGAACATCTCGGCATCAGTCGGGACGAGGTGCACCAGGGGCTGGAAGCGGGAAACGCCTATCGAAGCAGTTCGCTCGACGAACTGCTCAGCGACACCGACGAGATACCGCTGGGAGACGCGATCGGTTCCCCGGACGCCGAACTCGACGAGGTGGAGAACAGGGAAGCGATTCGTCCGTTGCTGCGTGAACTGGGCGAACGGGAACGGCGCATCGTGGTACTGCGCTTCTTCAAGTCCATGACACAGACCCAGATCGCCGAACAGATCGGTATCTCGCAGATGCACGTCTCCCGACTGCTGGCCCGTACGCTGAGCTGGCTGCGGGAACGGCTCGAGGTCGAGGTTCCCCCCGAACCGGTAACCGATACCTGA
- a CDS encoding hypothetical protein (product_source=Hypo-rule applied; superfamily=81442; transmembrane_helix_parts=Inside_1_24,TMhelix_25_47,Outside_48_69,TMhelix_70_92,Inside_93_98,TMhelix_99_118,Outside_119_127,TMhelix_128_150,Inside_151_156) yields the protein MSDDYTRPSGGRGDNGRTSVNARQLWTGGAATALVAALIGLVAVVVLRGVLGIPVLGPSRYGTLGDVSTARLCLFAALAALLATALIHLLLVTTPRPNLFFGWIVALITVAVAVRPFTTDAALQTQIASCALNVVIGLAIGTLVTGVAAGASRPRR from the coding sequence GTGTCCGACGATTACACCCGCCCATCCGGCGGTCGAGGCGACAACGGCCGTACTTCGGTCAACGCCAGGCAACTGTGGACCGGCGGAGCCGCCACCGCGCTGGTAGCCGCACTCATAGGGCTCGTGGCGGTGGTGGTCCTGCGGGGTGTGCTGGGAATCCCCGTACTCGGTCCTTCGCGCTACGGAACGCTGGGCGACGTCAGCACGGCCCGGCTGTGCCTGTTCGCCGCACTCGCGGCGCTGTTGGCGACGGCCCTGATACACCTGCTGCTGGTGACCACACCGCGTCCGAACCTCTTCTTCGGCTGGATAGTCGCGCTGATCACCGTGGCCGTGGCGGTACGCCCATTCACCACGGACGCCGCACTGCAGACACAGATCGCCAGCTGCGCCCTGAACGTGGTGATCGGTCTGGCGATCGGAACACTTGTGACAGGAGTGGCCGCCGGGGCCAGCAGGCCCCGGCGTTGA
- a CDS encoding protein-disulfide isomerase (product_source=COG1651; cath_funfam=3.40.30.10; cog=COG1651; pfam=PF13462; smart=SM00935; superfamily=52833; transmembrane_helix_parts=Inside_1_12,TMhelix_13_35,Outside_36_245), with protein MPKTTNPMAKRSGASTNIILTAIVLVVAVAVIGGVMIFGGGNQTDEASSNKVDPSVLHPQGSHQVVEAGQGAPTLVEFVDYQCPACHNFYQNVTSELEKEYEGKINFVVRNNPLDMHPLAVPAAKAAEAAAMQDEFQPMYHKLFDNYSSWAAPANSSSGVSNDEQRAQRQFTEFAEQIGLDTEQFREDMNSDKVQQRVDQGLSDGQKAGVTSTPTFFLDGEKIQFSQGGEPLQQLRDKIDGALAK; from the coding sequence ATGCCCAAGACAACCAATCCGATGGCGAAGCGCAGCGGGGCTTCGACCAATATCATCCTGACCGCGATCGTGCTGGTCGTCGCGGTGGCAGTCATCGGTGGAGTGATGATCTTCGGAGGAGGCAATCAGACCGACGAGGCATCCTCGAACAAGGTCGACCCCTCCGTGCTGCACCCCCAGGGCAGCCACCAGGTCGTCGAAGCGGGACAGGGCGCTCCCACGCTGGTCGAGTTCGTGGACTACCAGTGCCCCGCCTGCCACAACTTCTACCAGAACGTCACCAGTGAGCTGGAGAAGGAGTACGAGGGCAAGATCAATTTCGTGGTTCGGAACAACCCGCTGGACATGCACCCACTGGCGGTGCCGGCCGCGAAGGCGGCTGAAGCGGCCGCCATGCAGGACGAGTTCCAGCCGATGTATCACAAGTTGTTCGACAACTACTCCTCCTGGGCAGCTCCCGCGAACAGCAGCAGCGGTGTCAGCAACGACGAGCAGCGCGCACAGCGGCAGTTCACGGAGTTCGCCGAGCAGATCGGTCTGGACACCGAGCAGTTCCGCGAGGACATGAACTCCGACAAGGTCCAGCAGCGTGTCGACCAGGGCCTATCCGACGGCCAGAAAGCCGGGGTGACCAGCACTCCGACATTCTTCCTCGACGGCGAGAAGATCCAGTTCTCCCAGGGAGGCGAACCGCTGCAGCAGCTGCGTGACAAGATCGACGGAGCGCTGGCCAAGTGA
- a CDS encoding UDP-sulfoquinovose synthase (product_source=KO:K06118; cath_funfam=3.40.50.720; cog=COG0451; ko=KO:K06118; pfam=PF01370; superfamily=51735), whose amino-acid sequence MRILVLGGDGYLGWPTALHLSDCGHDVAVADNFARRAYDHEMGVRSLVPAEPLQVRVDAWREVSGQDIKMYYGDLVDADFTVEMIRDFRPDTIVHFAEQRAAPYSMIDRKHAVYTQQNNVVGNLNVLFAIQEVDPEIHLVKLGTMGEYGTPNIDIEEGWLEVTHKGRTDRMLYPKKPGSFYHLSKVHDSHNIEFACRIWGLRATDLNQGVVYGQETPQTVRDPRLATRFDYDAIFGTVLNRFVIQAVLGHPLTVYGTGSQTRGVIDIRDTVECIRLAAESPADKGEFRVFNQMTESFSVEEIAKTVANNYHGTVEVEYLDNPRVEQDQHYYNVVHTGLVELGLDPHLLSNTLINSLFGVAEQFKDRVDLAAMRPTVEWRTASSPMRSED is encoded by the coding sequence GTGCGAATCCTCGTCCTCGGTGGGGACGGCTATCTTGGTTGGCCGACCGCTCTGCATCTGTCCGACTGCGGTCACGACGTGGCCGTGGCAGACAACTTCGCCCGTAGGGCCTACGACCACGAAATGGGCGTACGCAGTCTGGTTCCGGCGGAGCCGCTGCAGGTGCGTGTCGATGCCTGGCGAGAGGTTTCCGGGCAGGACATCAAGATGTACTACGGTGATCTCGTCGACGCCGACTTCACCGTCGAGATGATCCGGGACTTCCGTCCTGACACCATCGTGCACTTCGCCGAACAGCGAGCCGCCCCCTACTCGATGATCGACCGTAAACACGCGGTCTACACACAGCAGAACAACGTTGTCGGCAACCTCAACGTGCTGTTCGCGATCCAGGAAGTCGATCCGGAGATTCACCTGGTCAAGCTCGGCACCATGGGTGAGTACGGCACGCCCAACATCGATATCGAAGAGGGCTGGCTGGAAGTCACCCACAAGGGTCGCACCGACCGCATGCTGTACCCGAAGAAGCCCGGCTCCTTCTACCACCTCAGCAAGGTGCACGACAGCCACAACATCGAGTTCGCCTGCCGTATCTGGGGGCTGCGTGCCACCGACCTCAACCAGGGCGTCGTGTACGGGCAGGAAACGCCGCAGACCGTGCGCGACCCGCGGTTGGCGACCCGGTTCGACTACGATGCCATCTTCGGTACGGTGCTCAACCGCTTCGTGATCCAGGCAGTGCTCGGGCATCCCCTCACTGTTTACGGAACCGGCAGCCAGACACGCGGTGTCATCGATATCAGGGACACCGTGGAGTGCATCCGCCTCGCCGCCGAGAGCCCCGCCGACAAGGGTGAGTTCCGGGTCTTCAACCAGATGACCGAGAGCTTCTCGGTCGAGGAGATCGCCAAGACGGTCGCCAACAACTACCACGGCACCGTTGAGGTGGAGTACCTCGACAACCCCCGTGTGGAGCAGGACCAGCACTACTACAACGTGGTGCACACGGGCCTGGTCGAGCTCGGGTTGGACCCGCACCTGCTGTCCAACACCCTGATCAACTCGCTGTTCGGCGTCGCCGAGCAGTTCAAGGACCGGGTGGACCTGGCCGCGATGCGTCCCACCGTCGAGTGGCGGACGGCCTCCAGCCCGATGCGCTCCGAAGACTGA